In Anopheles gambiae chromosome 2, idAnoGambNW_F1_1, whole genome shotgun sequence, a single window of DNA contains:
- the LOC133395074 gene encoding uncharacterized protein LOC133395074, translated as MRCVVLFWLPPQLNVLIRKQLHFPAMSDYLSNNDHNYNRRLRRNRRWWMRPVFFRRRQDGNRLLDDIKAEMVNDTIKNFMRMKHEDFDRLYALVGPEISRMDTNMREAITAQERLLITLRYLATGETFASLQYLFRVSKSSIAKIVKDVCACLNKHLRSYVKMPSTAEEWKEKSKKFEQRWNFPHAIGSIDGKHVQVEKPSNSGSEYYNYQHYFSIVLLAVVDADYNFLHADIGGKGGISDGGVFKNTRLYQRLENNSLNVPEPEPLRVPYAMRVPYFLLGDKAFAFTRYCIRPFGGMHAEGTIERVFNKRHSRARMIVENVFGILANRFRINKSPILLEPEDAKTVIMTTIYLHNFLRQSASRNTYTRPSSFDRVVNGRFVEGERAPATMSGLQGIPCRTPNDLLNIRLHIAHDLKYNNQLNH; from the exons atgcgttgtgttgttttgttttggcttcCGCCacaactgaacgtgttaatccGTAAGCAGCTTCATTTTCCAGCCATGAGTGATTATTTATCAAACAACGATCATAATTACAACCGGCGTCTTCGGCGAAACCGTCGGTGGTGGATGCGACCAGTTTTCTTCCGCAGAAGACAGGATGGAAATCGTCTGTTGGACGACATCAAGGCCGAAATGGTAAACGATACGATAAAAAATTTTATGCGGATGAAACACGAAGATTTCGATCGTCTTTATGCCTTGGTCGGTCCAGAAATAAGCCGCATGGATACAAATATGCGAGAAGCGATCACGGCCCAAGAAAGGCTTTTAATAACATTGCGGTATTTGGCAACGGGGGAGACATTTGCAAGCTTGCAATACTTGTTTCGG GTTTCTAAATCATCGATTGCCAAAATTGTAAAggatgtgtgtgcttgtttaaataaacatttgcGGAGCTATGTAAAG ATGCCGTCCACAGCAGAAGAATGGAAGGAGAAATCAAAAAAGTTTGAACAAAGGTGGAATTTTCCGCATGCAATTGGGTCCATTGATGGCAAACACGTACAAGTGGAAAAGCCTAGTAATAGTGGATCAGAGTATTACAACTATCAACATTATTTCAGCATTGTTTTACTTGCGGTAGTAGATGCCGATTACAACTTTTTACATGCAGATATTGGAGGAAAAGGTGGAATATCTGACGGAGGTgtatttaaaaacacacgctTATACCAGAGGCTGGAAAACAACAGTTTGAATGTACCGGAACCTGAACCACTGCGAGTTCCATATGCAATGCGAGTACCTTACTTTCTTTTAGGCGATAAAGCGTTTGCTTTTACCAGGTACTGCATTCGACCATTTGGAGGCATGCATGCGGAAGGGACAATTGAAAGAGTTTTCAACAAACGTCACTCTCGTGCTCGAATGATCGTTGAAAATGTGTTCGGGATTTTAGCCAACCGTTTCCGCATTAATAAAAGCCCGATTCTGCTAGAGCCAGAAGATGCTAAAACGGTTATTATGACAACAATATATCTCCATAATTTTCTTCGACAGAGTGCTTCACGCAATACATACACTCGCCCTTCATCTTTTGACAGGGTcgtcaatgggcgttttgtagAAGGCGAGAGAGCTCCAGCTACAATGAGCGGACTACAAGGCATACCCTGTCGCACGCCAAACGACTTGTTGAATATACGTTTACACATTGCACATGATCTTAAGTATAATAACCAACTTAATCATTAA
- the LOC133390971 gene encoding uncharacterized protein LOC133390971 → MAGMGDELSSNSPAQIDSNSFAEKDHQSQDAFRAGEDAGHSDAVLDANAENCLLDDNVEIADDDVEDVYVERDSTYSFFDNITLKEGLRYIAKTKNLPRSTINMLLALLRRKLKLRLPADARTLLKTPTQVGLEIQPILGGHFWYQGIEYVLMTHFNNTTPRVDRFRAQIFIDGLPLFNSSARQLWPILMKVVELPEAPVMLLGVFCGHTKPDDVEGFLRPLVTEANDLQKRGLQFGEKNVRFKLHMFVADSPAICFAKATISYVGRNSCLKCTCEGTQVGRKIVFEDADAQLRTDLGFRGREDQKHHKAWKSPLEDIDELDMIKDIIIADGLHVRDLGVSKKIAIGIFNHTFARFGKWTDTQKETVSSFLMKIQLPGEIQRRFRHIKFSGFRKGTEYRSFLFYASVIIYKDFMWEEAFQHYLLYFCAHTIFATKTHKHFSPQAKMMFKEFLKGFANIYGREHITSNVHNLIHIYDDCDRFGSMEISTYDFENHLQLLKRLMRSGNRCTEQVITRSREIETLKKATNIVPPKFPTLIGTGSGLRLRCDFYLMMGFRNA, encoded by the exons ATGGCAGGAATGGGTG ACGAACTATCAAGCAACAGCCCAGCTCAAATAGATTCTAACAGCTTTGCCGAAAAAGATCATCAATCTCAAGATGCATTCCGTGCTGGTGAAGATGCTGGCCATAGTGATGCAGTATTGGATGCAAATGCTGAGAATTGTTTGCTGGATGATAACGTCGAAATCGCGGATGACGACGTGGAAGATGTGTATGTAGAGAGAGACAGCACATACAGTTTTTTCGACAATATCACCCTCAAGGAAGGTCTGCGTTATATTGCTAAAACGAAAAATCTACCTCGGTCCACGATAAACATGCTGTTGGCACTGCTTCGCAGGAAGCTTAAGCTTAGACTTCCAGCAGATGCGCGGACTTTATTGAAAACGCCAACCCAAGTAGGCTTAGAAATTCAACCTATCTTGGGCGGGCATTTCTGGTACCAGGGAATAGAATATGTGCTGATGACACATTTTAA TAATACTACTCCACGCGTCGACCGGTTTAGAGCGCAGATATTTATTGATGGGCTCCCATTATTTAATAGTTCAGCTAGGCAGCTTTGGCCAATCCTAATGAAGGTGGTGGAATTACCGGAAGCACCGGTTATGTTACTAGGTGTATTTTGCGGTCACACAAAGCCGGATGATGTGGAAGGTTTTTTGCGGCCCCTGGTAACAGAAGCTAACGACCTACAAAAAAGAGGATTGcagttcggtgaaaagaatgtGCGATTTAAATTACACATGTTTGTTGCCGATTCCCCTGCTATTTGTTTTGCCAAAG caACGATAAGTTACGTTGGCAGAAACAGCTGCTTGAAATGTACTTGTGAAGGGACACAAGTAGGAAGAAAGATTGTTTTTGAAGATGCAGATGCTCAGTTGCGTACTGATTTAGGTTTTCGTGGAAGAGAGGACCAGAAACATCATAAAGCTTGGAAATCGCCTCTAGAGGATATAGATGAGCTTGATATGATAAAGGATATAATCATTGCCGATGGTTTACATGTGAGAGATTTAGGAGTGTCAAAGAAAATTGCTATAGGGATTTTTAATCATACTTTTGCTCGATTCGGTAAATGGACGGATACGCAAAAGGAAActgtttcttcatttttaatgaaaatccAGCTTCCAGGGGAAATTCAAAGACGTTTCAGACATATAAAATTTAGTGGCTTTAGGAAAGGAACTGAATATagatcatttttgttttacgctAGTGTTATTATATACAAGGATTTTATGTGGGAAGAAGCGTTTCAGCATTATTTGCTATATTTTTGTGCACATACAATTTTTGCCACGAAAACTCATAAACACTTTTCGCCTCAAGCTAAAATGATGTTTAAAGAATTCCTCAAAGGTTTCGCAAATATTTACGGTCGTGAACACATAACAAGCAACGTTCATAATCTCATTCATATTTATGACGATTGTGATAGGTTTGGCTCCATGGAGATTTCAACGTatgattttgaaaatcatttacAATTACTGAAGCGTTTAATGCGTTCGGGTAATAGATGTACCGAACAGGTAATTACAAGATCAAGAGAAATCGAAACTttaaagaaagcaacaaatatTGTTCCACCAAAATTTCCTACGCTTATAGGAACTGGGTCTGGTTTACGATTGAGATGCGATTTTTATCTGATGATGGGATTCAGAAACGCATGA
- the LOC133391526 gene encoding uncharacterized protein LOC133391526, with product MPIERRWETVRRMRICVNCCNQANHDAHSCYLPPQCRQYGCRGRHHTLLHRISIQNPTTPVRTENLNIHKEPELPEIYFQIIPVTIRHGDNELETFAFMDSGSSASLILRDLKEELQVEGSPRPLSLAWTNGSIQEEPGSQTVSILIKDQSGKFINLDGLRTVESMELPKQTVDGAALKRKYRHLKGIDLASYRDGLPKIIIWLPHAHLMCALRTKLGRAGGPIAMQTHLGWVFLGASSSKSKQERLFSLMENGKEEKTMADLMKGYFSTEEFGVKIDTNLPQSKEEERAKILMKETLNKTKNGYEIGLLWKKDEIRLPESFAQALRRLQCLERKMERDAILKKWYHEEIAAYCQKGYAQAIEGNNLLKDEHNPKLNYIPHFALINYNKPKPKPRLVFDAAAKNNGISLNSQLLSGPDAVASLFGILIRFREGRVGISGGNVSPSGHKAGGLVCSKISLS from the coding sequence atgccaATAGAACGAAGATGGGAAACCGTGAGACGTATGCGCATCTGTGTTAACTGTTGCAATCAAGCTAACCACGATGCACATAGTTGTTATTTGCCTCCGCAATGCAGGCAATATGGTTGTCGGGGAAGACACCACACCCTGCTCCATCGCATTTCAATCCAGAATCCAACTACACCGGTACGCACGGAAAATTTAAACATTCACAAGGAACCGGAATTACCTGAAATATACTTTCAAATTATACCTGTGACTATTCGCCACGGGGATAATGAACTTGAGACCTTTGCCTTTATGGACTCAGGGTCTTCCGCAAGCTTGATTTTACGCGATCTCAAAGAAGAACTGCAAGTGGAGGGATCACCTCGGCCATTATCTTTGGCTTGGACAAACGGATCCATTCAGGAGGAACCAGGCAGCCAAACTGTGTCCATTTTGATTAAGGACCAGTCTGGAAAATTTATTAACCTTGATGGCCTGAGAACAGTAGAGTCAATGGAGCtaccaaaacaaaccgttgATGGAGCAGCGCTTAAAAGAAAATATCGGCATTTAAAGGGAATTGATTTAGCAAGCTATCGCGATGGACTACCCAAAATAATTATCTGGTTACCACATGCTCACCTCATGTGTGCATTACGCACCAAATTAGGACGCGCGGGAGGACCAATAGCTATGCAAACCCACCTGGGGTGGGTATTTCTAGGAGCAAGTAgctcaaaatcaaaacagGAAAGATTGTTTTCTCTCATGGAGAatggcaaagaagaaaaaacaatggCGGATCTAATGAAAGGATATTTTTCTACCGAAGAGTTCGGTGTTAAGATCGACACCAACTTGCCTCaatcaaaagaagaagagagagcaaaaatacTAATGAAGgaaacattaaataaaacaaagaacgGGTATGAAATAGGTCTACTATGGAAGAAAGATGAGATCAGACTTCCGGAAAGCTTCGCTCAAGCACTAAGAAGACTGCAATGTTTAGAAAGGAAGATGGAAAGAGACGCGATACTAAAGAAATGGTATCACGAAGAGATAGCTGCATACTGTCAAAAGGGATACGCTCAAGCGATCGAAGGGAACAATCTATTGAAAGATGAACATAACCCCAAACTAAATTACATACCGCACTTCGctttaataaattacaacaaGCCCAAACCTAAACCGAGACTTGTATTCGATGCTGCAGCAAAAAATAATGGCATATCACTTAATTCACAATTGCTGTCCGGACCTGATGCAGTTGCATCTCTTTTCGGCATACTGATCCGCTTTAGAGAGGGACGCGTGGGCATTTCAGGTGGAAATGTTTCACCAAGTGGGCATAAGGCAGGAGGACTGGTGTGCTCAAAGATTTCTTTATCGTAG